Genomic window (Dictyoglomus thermophilum H-6-12):
ATGATGTAGATGAAAAACTTATAGAAGAAGCAAAAGAGATTGCCAAAAAAGCAGATGTAGTAGTAATTTTTGCAGGACTCCCTGAGAGATATGAATCGGAGGGATTTGATAGACCTCATATGAAGATGCCTGAAAGCCATAATAGATTAATAGAGGAAGTTGCAAAAGTAAATAGCAATCTTGTAGTTGTACTAAGTAATGGAGCTCCTATAGAGATGCCATGGGTGGATAAACCAAAAGCAATCCTCGAAACCTACAGAGGAGGACAAGCTTGGGGAGGAGCAGTAGCTGATGTACTCTTCGGAGTAGTAAACCCCTCTGGTAAACTTCCAGAAAGTTTTCCTAAGAAATTGAGTGATAATCCTTCTTACTTATTCTTCCCAGGAGAAGACGATAGATCAGAGTATAGAGAGGGTATATTTATAGGATACAGATACTATGATAAGAAAGAGATGGAAGTATTATTCCCCTTTGGCTATGGTCTTTCATACACTACTTTTGAATATTCTGATTTAAAACTTGATAAGAAAGAGATGAAAGATGATGAAGTACTCAAAGTTAGTGTAAAGGTGAAAAATACAGGAAAAGTAAAAGGGAAAGAGATAGTACAACTTTACGTAAGAGATGTAAAAAGTAATTATATAAGGCCTGAAAAAGAACTAAAAGGATTTGAGAAAGTAGAACTCGAGCCAGGAGAAGAAAAAGAAGTGGTATTTTATCTTGATAAGAGAGCCTTTGCCTTTTACAACATAGACATAAAAGATTGGTATGTGGAAGACGGAGAGTTTGAAATACTAATTGGAAAATCATCAAGAGACATTGTATTAAAAGATAAAGTATTCGTAAAATCTACCACAAAGATAAAAAGACATTACCATATTAATTCAACCATCGGGGACATCATGAGCGATCCAGAGGCATCTGCCAAGTTTAAGCACATATTAGAGCAATTTGCAAGTGCTTTCCCTGCCTTCTCTTCTGAAGAAGCAATTATGAATTTTGCAGAAATGATGAAATACATGCCATTAAGAAATCTCATTCATTTTGGACAAGGGAAATTTACAGAAGAAATGTTAGAAAACCTATTAAAAGAAATAAATAGCTAAAAATAACCTATTAAGATAGAAATTGATATAATAAGGAGGAGCCTTTTGGTCTCCTCCTTATTTTTTTAGATTTAAAAATAGGGGGTAATTAAAATGCAAGTTAAGGGAAGACCTGCAACTGTTTGGTTATCTCTCCCATCAGATCTTCTTGTAGGAGAAAGCACTTTAGAGGTAGAAGGAGACCTTCTTATAGAGAGAAGAAAAGTATTTTTTGAGGAAAGAAAAACCTATCTTCTTATTAAAGAAATAGAAGGGGTAGAAATAACCCAGAAGGGAGACAAGATATTTTCCTTTCTCTTCATGGCCTTTGTAGTAGGAAGACTATACATTCTATCTTTAATTTCTCTCTTAATATATCTCTTATGGAGGCCTACTTTTCTTATAATTCATGGTAAGAATTTGCAAATTGGAATCTCCATTCCCAGTAAAGATCTTAAACCCTACGAAGAATTTGCAGAATTTTTATTAGAAAAGAGGAGGGGGATAAATTATGAAAGATAAGAAAACATATCTTACCCTTGGTTTAGGTGCTCTTTTTCTAATTTCTCAAAGTTTATCAAAAGGACAGGATATCTTAAAAGAAAATTCCTTATTTAAAATCTCTGAAAAAAATAGGGTTTACATTGCCAAAAACAACATTGAACTAATAAATCAAGAAAAAAGAATCCCCGAAGTTGTAGATGTAGGAGTTGCTAAAGAAGAGAATATACGTAAATCAGTGAGAAAAGCAGTGGAACTTTGTGGAGGAATGAGCTTTATAAAGCCTGGAGATACTGTGTTGATCAAACCAAATGTTAATTCCAATGATCCCTATCCAGGCACTACAAACCCAGAAGTTTTAGCAGAAGTGATTGAAATGGTAAAAGAAAAAGGAGCGAAAAGAATAATTGTTGCAGACTCCTCAGGAATTCCCTGGCCCAATACTCTAAAAAACATGGAAACTACAGGGATATTGGCAGTTGCCAAAAAAGCAGGCATAGAAGTCTACTCTTTAGATAACATGGAATGGATTTGGGTAAAACCAGAAGGCTTAAAATATTGGAGCAGAGGCTTCAGAATACCAAAGCTTGTAAAAGAAGTAGATCATATCATAAATGTGGCAGTAGTAAAGACCCATTCTATAGCTGACTTCACAATGTCTTTGAAAAATTTTGTAGGATTCATTCACAGAGAGGATAGAATACTAATGCATAGCTCAAGATATCTAAAAGAGATGATTGGAGAATTAAATACCGCCTTTAGTCCCTCTTTAAACATACTTGATGCCTCAAAGGTTTTTGTAAGAGGAGGACCTGCAAAGGGAGAGGAAAGAGAGGTAGGAATGATTATAGCCTCTACTGATAGAATTGCCTGCGATATTACTGGCTTATCTTTATTAAAACTCCTTGGTACTACTCCAGAGATCCAAAATAAAAACATGTGGGAACATCCTCAGATAAAGAGAGCAATAGAACTTGGTGTAGGTATAAATAATCCTGAATTAATCAACCTAAAAACTTCTAATGTAGACAGGGAAAAACTAATACTAAGAATAAAATGAAGTTTATGCTATAATAAGTAAACAAAGATTACTATTTGAAAGGGGTTAAAGAAAAAGATGAATAAGATATTCATAGTGCCAGAGCCTAAAAGATTAGAGTTTAAAGGAAGATGGTTTGAATTTAAAGGCTTTGAAAATTTCCCAGAATTCTTAAGTCAAGAGTTTAAAGTTCCCAAGGGGAATTTAAGAATAAAAAAGATTGAAAAAGAAGGAAATGGTATAGAAATAAAAGAAAACGAGATATTAATATGGGGAGATGAAAATGTAGCCTATGCAACCCTTATTCAACTTTTAACGCAAAACCCCAATAAACTTCCAGAAGCAATAATAGAAGAAGAATTCTCTTTTAAATTCCGTGGCTACCATTTGGACATTGCACGAGGAGGAGTTCCTCATTTAAAGGAATTCAAGAGAATTTTAAGATGGTTATTCCTCCTCAAGTATAATTACTTTGCTATTTACTTTGAAGATCTCTTTCCGTGGGAAAAATATCCAGAGATTGGAGCCTTAAGAGGAAGACTTACAAGGGAGGAATTAAAAGAAATAATAAGCTATGCCCAAAAATTAAATATAGAGGTGTTTCCTTCTCTTGAGCTCTGTGGCCACATGGAAAATATTTTAGTGCTTCCTAATTTTATGAAGTTTAGTGAGTGGCATAGACCCGAAGAAGGATGTATAGACCTCTCTAATGAAGAAGCAAAGAATTTTACCTATGATCTTTTAGAAGAGGTAATAAATTTCTTCCCTTCAAAGTACATTCATATAGGTGGAGATGAAACCTGGGCTCTTGGAAGAGGACGAAGTCTTGATAAAGATGGAGTATTTAAAGGGCCAGAGCTTTTTGAGATGCACCATAGAAATCTAATCTACAAAGTAAAAGAAAAGGGAAAAATCCCCATGGTATGGGGAGATATGTTAACAGGCATGTATTTAAGAGAGGAAGAAAAAGAAAGATGGAAGATTGTGCTTGAAAGTGACATATGGGATGAAACCATAATAGCTAATTGGGATTATACTCACCTTCCTCAAGAACATTTCCTAAACAAGATAAATATGTTTGGTAAAAGAAAAGAAAGGGAGATTGCTTGTCCAGGGCTTTCCAATTGGAACAGATTCTATCCTAATTTTGATGTTGCTCTGGCCAATATCACAAACTTTCTAATTCCTGCCAAAAAGGAAAAACTTATTGGTTTTCTTCTTACTTCTTGGGGAGATGATGGGGCAGAATGCCTATACTCCTTCTTAGATCCACTCATATTGGCCACCATGGAAATAGCAGAGGGAAATAAAGATTGGGAAGAAAAATGGATCTCTTTAAGAGGTGAGAGTAGAGAGATTCTTGAAGTAAGAAAAACCTTAGGCCAAAACGACATAGCAGAAACCATTAAACATGTATTCTTAGGAGATCAGATGTATAGACATGCTACCGAACTATTAAAGGATAGAGAAAGAAAACCCACTGGAGATTTCTGGGCAGATTATTACCTGGAAATGACCAATCTTCTTTCCAATAAAGAAAAACTCAAAAAGAAATATGAAGAAGTTTTTGAGACCATTTCTCAGGCAAATCTACCTGAAGATTTGGCACTTATAAGAGATATGTTAAAGATTTCCATTGATAGAATTAATGGAAGATTAAAATTCTCAGAATTTGCCAGTTTTGGCAACAAATATGCTGAATTATGGCTCTCCGAAAGGAAAAAAGAAAATTTAGAGAAAGTAATAACCAAAGTCTATGGAGCAGGAGGAAGAGCAGATTTAGAAATCTATTAAATTACGAGGGGAAGACTTTCTTCCCCTTTACCATGGTCATTTTTATGTTTAAATTTTCATCAAAAACATTAATATCTGCATCTTTACCTATATCTATACTTCCTTTTCTATCTTCTATGCCAAGAAGTTTTGCAGGAGCATAGGAAGCCATAAAAACTGCATCTACAATGTCCATCCCTGTCATACTCATCATATTTTTTATAGCCCTATCCATAGTGAGAGTACTACCTGCAAGAGAGCCAGACTCAAGAACCGCTCTTCCATTTTTAACTATTACCTTCTGGCCTGAGAGCTTGTACTCTCCATCATCAAGTCCTGTAGCCATCATAGCATCAGTAACAAGTAAAATTTTTTCCTTAGATTTTAATTTAGTTACCATCTTTAGGATTACATCAGATAAATGATAACCATCAACGATGACCTCTACACTTACATCATTAACAAGGGCATATCCCACAATTCCAGGATCCCTATGATGAAGAGGCCTCATACCATTAAAAAGGTGAGTAATATGGGAAAGTCCATTTAAAACTGCCTCCCTCATCACATCATACGATGCATCGGTATGTCCTGCAGAGATAATTACATTTCTTTCCTTAAGATATCTTATTACTTTAAATTCTTTATCTTTTTCTGGGGCAATAGTCATTAACTTTAAATAAGGGGAATATAATTCCTCTAAAACCTCAATATTAGGCTCTAAAATATGCTCTTCAGGTTGAGCACCCTTGTACTTAGGATTTAAAAAAGGACCCTCTAAATGCATCCCCAAAACTCTTGCACCAGCTTTTTGGTTTTCTATATATCTTTCCAATTTTTTAACAGCCAACTTCATACTTGTTAGGGGGCCTGTTACTATAGTAGGTAAGAAACCAGTAACTCCTTTTGAAGCCAAAAAAGTTGTTATCTTTTCTATATCGGAGTAATCACAATCTAAAAAATCCTCTCCAACAGCTCCATGAATGTGGACATCAATAAATCCTGGAGAAATATAAAAATTACTAAAATCATAATCTACTTTATCTATACTACTTTCCCTTTTTTCTCCTATATGTACTATCCTACCATTCTCAATCTTTAAGAATCCATTCTCTAAAATTCTATCTTTTAATATTACTTTTCCCAAAATAACAATACTACTCATTTAGAAACCTCTAACCCTTTCTCTATAAACCTCTATCAACTTTTCATTTATCTCCTGATTCTTACTACTAATAGGAACTCTAAAGACAGGAGGAATAATACCTATATTTTCAATTTTATAAATCACTTCAGTAAAAATATCATTGATCACTAAAAGAGGAATTAAAACTCCTAAAGGACCCACCTTTATATCTCTATTCTCTTCTAAGGCCAAGAGGAGCTCATCGGAAGGACCAGGCACCAAAATAGCAAGATCGACAAGATCTTTTAAATTCTTTTTAGATGAATGTTTTGAAGTTTTTGCTGAATTTTCTTTATTAATAATCCCTATAGTAAAGATGCCTTTTTTCTTTAACTCAAGGCATACATCAATAGCAACAAGATCTCTGCCACTATATGAGGCTATATAAAAAATATCATTCTCCTTTACATTAATATTAGCAATTAAGCTTTTACCGTATCCTTCATTCTTTTCAAGATAATTAGCCCTGTAAATACTCTCAGAATATAGCGTACTTAAATCTAAAAGAGGATTTATACAAGCCAGAGCACCAGGCTTAAAAAATAGTTCCATAGGGATAACATTATAATGACCATAACCTAAAATATGTATTATTCCTCCATTTTTAATAGCTTCAACGGTTTTATCGACTGCTTTTTGAAAATTGTTACTCTCCTTATCTAATTCCTCTAAAAGACTAATTAAAGATTTTAGATACCTCATAACTTATTATAACACCATTTGGTCAAGTAAATTAATTAATCTTTTCCTTTGCAACTTGTTATCAAGGTAATAAATAGAAAGAATTAAAGGCGTCTTTTTAAGTTGATAATATTTTAAAAACTTTTCAGGAAAGTAATTAGATTCAGGTTCCATTTCCCATTTTAAATTGTATCTTACATAATTTCTTACAAAGACATCTATAAGATTTCTATCTTTCTCCTCTAACTCAAGGTACCTTTTTATAAAATCTACTCTCCTTTTTTCAGAAATCACATTAATAAATTTAAGAACTAAGCATTTTCTTGCCTCTATTATTGGATCTACTCTGAAAATTCTATTTAAAAATTCCATAAGGTATAAATCCTCATCTACTATCCTCAAAAAGCCTTCAAAATCTCTTTCCATAATTTTTACCAAACTCCCGATATCATTGTCTCTTTTAAAATAATCCCTATTAATAAGACTCATATAAGTTGAGACCACGCCAATTATCCTTTCTCCAGTAGAGAGTTTAATAAATTTATCTCTATTTTTCCCAAAATATTCTTTCCTTATCTTCTCTTTGAAAAATTCATTAACTATAGGAAAGGGAGCTTCAAATAAATCAATATTCTCTCTATATTTTTCCATAATTTTTCTTATAGTATTTCCCTTTATCTTTAATGTTCGACCTCTAAGCAAGTTTGAAAGATTTGTCTTCGTAATTTTCAACTCCTCTGAAAGTGTGCTTAAGTTCTTACCTTGAAAAAGCTTTTTTAGGTAATTTCTTACTTCATCAGTATTTTCATAAACATCTATGTTTAAATTTATTTTTCTAACATCAAAAAATTCTTTAAGCGTCTTATAGTGCTCCTTTGTTCCCCAACCTTTCCCTTCAGGAAGTTTCCCATAAAGAGTAACCACCATATCTCTCATATTAAAAACATCTTCTCTTTTTAACTTCCTTTGAATATGAAAAAGGGTATCAACAACAAAAAAACCACTTTCTATGTTTTCTCGAAAGTATCCCAAATAGTATAAGGCACCTTCTGCAAGCTTTAGAGCAAATAAGGGATGTCTATCCCTTAAACACCATGCAGAATTGTTTAAAGAGTATATCAAGCCTGTGGGATGAGGTATATCTCTTGCTATCTTAATGCTTTGGAAATAATATTTTATCGCCTTCGATAAATTTCCCCGCTTATTCTCTTCGTTAGCTTTATTAAAAAGCATAAATAGATAAGTAGTCTTGTCCTCCACATAATCTCTGCTCCATAATCTTACCTTTGATACACCACTATAAGAAATGTTACTTATAGAATAACTCCAAAGAGTAGGTGCAATAATTCTTCTTGCGAGAAGGGGTATTTTAAAAAAGTTCTTTCTTAACTCATCAAAAATCTTATCTGCAGACTCATCTTTTACAAGCTTTGATAAGTATAAAAGCTCTGCTTGCAATAAATAGAATAGAGTTAAATTATCCTCTGCCTTTTTCAGAGATTTCTTTATAATTTCTAAACTTTTATTCCATTCTCCTCTCCACTTATATTTCTGAGCAACAAAATAATGATGCCAATCCTCTGGCAATTTCTCCTCTAAAACAAGGTTTAAAAAAGGCTTTGAAAAATTGCCATATTTAAATAAAATATAAGCAATAATAGGCACTTTTTTATACATAGTATAAATTTATTATATCAGAAATCATTGTAAAAATCTTATAATCTGAGTTTCCCATTAAAAAGTTTTTTAAACTATCGAGAAACTCTCAAAATAAAAGTTTTTACGGATGGACATAATTTGATTATCAAATAAAATCCCTTATCCTTAAAGACAAGAATCCTAAAAGGGAGGTATATAAAAATGAAAAAGATAATTGCAAT
Coding sequences:
- a CDS encoding DUF362 domain-containing protein, producing MKDKKTYLTLGLGALFLISQSLSKGQDILKENSLFKISEKNRVYIAKNNIELINQEKRIPEVVDVGVAKEENIRKSVRKAVELCGGMSFIKPGDTVLIKPNVNSNDPYPGTTNPEVLAEVIEMVKEKGAKRIIVADSSGIPWPNTLKNMETTGILAVAKKAGIEVYSLDNMEWIWVKPEGLKYWSRGFRIPKLVKEVDHIINVAVVKTHSIADFTMSLKNFVGFIHREDRILMHSSRYLKEMIGELNTAFSPSLNILDASKVFVRGGPAKGEEREVGMIIASTDRIACDITGLSLLKLLGTTPEIQNKNMWEHPQIKRAIELGVGINNPELINLKTSNVDREKLILRIK
- a CDS encoding beta-N-acetylhexosaminidase, whose product is MNKIFIVPEPKRLEFKGRWFEFKGFENFPEFLSQEFKVPKGNLRIKKIEKEGNGIEIKENEILIWGDENVAYATLIQLLTQNPNKLPEAIIEEEFSFKFRGYHLDIARGGVPHLKEFKRILRWLFLLKYNYFAIYFEDLFPWEKYPEIGALRGRLTREELKEIISYAQKLNIEVFPSLELCGHMENILVLPNFMKFSEWHRPEEGCIDLSNEEAKNFTYDLLEEVINFFPSKYIHIGGDETWALGRGRSLDKDGVFKGPELFEMHHRNLIYKVKEKGKIPMVWGDMLTGMYLREEEKERWKIVLESDIWDETIIANWDYTHLPQEHFLNKINMFGKRKEREIACPGLSNWNRFYPNFDVALANITNFLIPAKKEKLIGFLLTSWGDDGAECLYSFLDPLILATMEIAEGNKDWEEKWISLRGESREILEVRKTLGQNDIAETIKHVFLGDQMYRHATELLKDRERKPTGDFWADYYLEMTNLLSNKEKLKKKYEEVFETISQANLPEDLALIRDMLKISIDRINGRLKFSEFASFGNKYAELWLSERKKENLEKVITKVYGAGGRADLEIY
- the nagA gene encoding N-acetylglucosamine-6-phosphate deacetylase, with protein sequence MSSIVILGKVILKDRILENGFLKIENGRIVHIGEKRESSIDKVDYDFSNFYISPGFIDVHIHGAVGEDFLDCDYSDIEKITTFLASKGVTGFLPTIVTGPLTSMKLAVKKLERYIENQKAGARVLGMHLEGPFLNPKYKGAQPEEHILEPNIEVLEELYSPYLKLMTIAPEKDKEFKVIRYLKERNVIISAGHTDASYDVMREAVLNGLSHITHLFNGMRPLHHRDPGIVGYALVNDVSVEVIVDGYHLSDVILKMVTKLKSKEKILLVTDAMMATGLDDGEYKLSGQKVIVKNGRAVLESGSLAGSTLTMDRAIKNMMSMTGMDIVDAVFMASYAPAKLLGIEDRKGSIDIGKDADINVFDENLNIKMTMVKGKKVFPS
- a CDS encoding sugar isomerase domain-containing protein codes for the protein MRYLKSLISLLEELDKESNNFQKAVDKTVEAIKNGGIIHILGYGHYNVIPMELFFKPGALACINPLLDLSTLYSESIYRANYLEKNEGYGKSLIANINVKENDIFYIASYSGRDLVAIDVCLELKKKGIFTIGIINKENSAKTSKHSSKKNLKDLVDLAILVPGPSDELLLALEENRDIKVGPLGVLIPLLVINDIFTEVIYKIENIGIIPPVFRVPISSKNQEINEKLIEVYRERVRGF